From a single Variovorax paradoxus genomic region:
- a CDS encoding DUF1330 domain-containing protein — MAKAYWVSAYRAVNDADKLAAYAKLAGPAITAGGGRFLARGLPAKVYEYGLPERTVLIEFDSVEQARAVHDSPDYQAALAALGDGAERDLRIIEGV; from the coding sequence ATGGCAAAAGCCTATTGGGTCAGCGCGTACCGTGCCGTCAACGACGCCGACAAGCTCGCGGCCTACGCGAAACTGGCCGGCCCGGCAATCACTGCCGGCGGCGGGCGCTTTCTCGCGCGCGGCCTGCCGGCCAAGGTCTACGAGTACGGTTTGCCCGAACGCACCGTGTTGATCGAGTTCGACAGCGTCGAGCAGGCCAGAGCCGTGCATGACAGCCCCGACTACCAAGCCGCGCTTGCCGCGTTGGGCGACGGGGCCGAGAGGGATCTGCGGATCATCGAAGGGGTCTGA
- a CDS encoding ABC transporter permease, with translation MMASTMQAHTTAVPTAPTPRTHTSWRHWLAQRPSVFTLALIVLVSLVVGAINPSFFQLPVLFDIVRACTVLGLFALGVLIVLAAGGIDVSFAAIAALTMYSITKLVLNYFPEAPIALLLVAGAASGALLGVLNGLLVHWLKAPSLIVTIGTQYLYRGILLTFVGTVFFMNVPLPMDTFGKLALWRFDTPQGLHAVLPATVLVLAGAAVLTWWLLNRTLIGRAVYAIGGSLAIAERLGYNLRTVHVFVFAYAGFLSGLAGMVHVSSTRLANPFDLVGNELDVIAAVILGGARITGGSGTVGGTLLGVVLVTLINNVLILAGVPSTWQKVIIGAFILVAGACFAMRKQA, from the coding sequence ATGATGGCTTCCACCATGCAAGCGCACACCACCGCTGTGCCCACGGCCCCCACGCCCCGCACGCACACGTCCTGGCGCCACTGGCTCGCGCAGCGCCCCTCGGTCTTCACGCTGGCGTTGATCGTTCTGGTGAGCCTGGTGGTGGGCGCGATCAACCCCAGCTTCTTCCAGTTGCCGGTGCTGTTCGACATCGTGCGCGCCTGCACGGTGCTGGGCCTGTTTGCGCTCGGCGTGCTGATCGTGCTGGCCGCGGGCGGCATCGACGTGTCGTTTGCGGCGATTGCCGCGCTCACGATGTACAGCATCACCAAGCTCGTGCTGAACTACTTTCCGGAAGCGCCGATCGCGCTGCTTCTGGTGGCGGGCGCGGCAAGCGGCGCATTGCTGGGTGTGCTCAACGGCCTGCTGGTGCATTGGCTCAAGGCGCCCTCGCTGATCGTGACCATCGGCACGCAGTACCTGTACCGCGGCATCCTGCTGACTTTTGTCGGCACCGTGTTCTTCATGAACGTGCCGCTGCCGATGGACACCTTCGGCAAGCTCGCGCTCTGGCGCTTCGACACGCCGCAGGGCCTGCACGCGGTGCTGCCGGCGACCGTGCTGGTGCTGGCCGGCGCGGCGGTGCTGACCTGGTGGCTGCTGAACCGCACGCTGATCGGCCGCGCCGTGTATGCCATCGGCGGCAGCCTGGCGATCGCGGAGCGGCTGGGCTACAACCTGCGCACGGTGCACGTCTTCGTGTTCGCCTATGCAGGATTCCTGTCGGGCCTCGCGGGCATGGTGCACGTGTCGAGCACACGGCTGGCCAACCCTTTCGACCTGGTGGGCAACGAACTGGACGTGATCGCCGCCGTGATCCTCGGCGGCGCGCGCATCACGGGCGGCAGCGGCACCGTGGGCGGCACGCTGCTCGGCGTGGTGCTGGTCACGCTGATCAACAACGTGCTGATTCTGGCGGGTGTACCGAGCACCTGGCAGAAGGTCATCATCGGGGCCTTCATACTGGTTGCAGGAGCTTGCTTCGCGATGCGCAAGCAGGCCTGA